In the Topomyia yanbarensis strain Yona2022 chromosome 3, ASM3024719v1, whole genome shotgun sequence genome, one interval contains:
- the LOC131689571 gene encoding general odorant-binding protein 56d-like, translating into MKSINAPLCCLLIAIVAANAQPMANKAEVRRNIRVCAKEMGVSSREAVRVLKGNFADDSDNIKCFIKCMFSSMGFIDENDEIVEDAIREKVMDNLESTEAEELYEKCKITGEDICDTSYQVYKCIFENYEVTDDMLDF; encoded by the exons ATGAAATCCATCAACGCACCCCTGTGTTGTTTGCTGATTGCTATCGTTGCAGCCAAT GCGCAGCCAATGGCGAATAAAGCTGAAGTTCGCAGGAACATACGCGTGTGTGCAAAGGAGATGGGGGTGTCGAGCAGAGAAGCGGTTCGGGTTCTGAAGGGCAACTTTGCTGATGATAGCGATAATATCAAG TGCTTCATAAAATGCATGTTCAGCAGCATGGGTTTCATCGACGAGAACGACGAGATTGTCGAGGATGCAATCCGGGAGAAGGTGATGGACAATTTGGAATCGACGGAGGCAGAAGAGCTGTACGAAAAGTGTAAAATTACCGGCGAAGACATATGCGACACATCCTATCAAGTTTACAAATGTATTTTCGAAAACTATGAGGTCACAGATGATATGTTGGATTTCTGA
- the LOC131690159 gene encoding general odorant-binding protein 56d-like produces the protein MYSIFIVLCVVFTSGRIEAYTLQQRQQGDLFALECLTETGVNPASIALLKVGDFSANDQRAKCFVRCFFQKEGFMNGDGDFLTDSVIEALSSDFEREKVKKVVSSCDAKGKDACDTAFLMYECLYKNRENL, from the exons aTGTACTCGATTTTCATAGTTTTGTGCGTGGTTTTTACCAGTGGCCGGATTGAG GCATACACTCTGCAACAGCGTCAACAGGGGGATCTTTTTGCTTTGGAATGCCTCACAGAAACAGGAGTGAACCCTGCCTCGATTGCTTTATTAAAGGTGGGAGATTTCTCTGCCAACGATCAACGGGCCAAGTGTTTTGTGCGATGTTTCTTTCAAAAAGAAGGTTTCATGAACGGTGATGGCGATTTTCTGACCGACAGCGTTATTGAGGCACTGTCCAGTGATTTCGAAcgagaaaaagtgaaaaaagttgtTTCTAGCTGCGACGCGAAGGGCAAGGATGCATGCGATACCGCTTTCCTGATGTACGAATGTCTCtacaaaaatcgagaaaatctgTGA